In a single window of the Nicotiana tomentosiformis chromosome 8, ASM39032v3, whole genome shotgun sequence genome:
- the LOC138897927 gene encoding uncharacterized protein has product MSVRDYSHKFNSLARYAPDIVRTMRARVHHYVDGLGDHLIRDCRVSSLSDDVDISRIQAFAQTTEDFSLRIRDTRRDREQSKRARTLGSYREPRFDFRPPLHRYPPRSAGSFPPQMQGQRFDRYIQSGPGQSSGQPEGRRQEHSA; this is encoded by the coding sequence ATGAGTGTGAGGGATTATAGCCATAAGTTTAATTCTTTGGCAAGGTATGCACCAGATATAGTACGTACCATGAGGGCTAGAGTTCATCATTATGTGGATGGTTTGGGGGATCATCTGATTAGAGACTGTAGGGTTTCATCCCTATCGGATGATGTAGATATTTCCCGCATACAGGCTTTCGCTCAGACTACAGAGGACTTTTCCCTTCGGATTCGTGATACTCGCAGGGATAGGGAGCAGAGTAAGAGGGCTCGTACTCTGGGGTCTTATAGGGAGCCACGATTTGATTTTAGGCCCCCACTCCATCGATATCCACCTCGGTCAGCAGGTAGTTTCCCACCACAGATGCAGGGCCAGCGGTTTGATCGTTATATTCAGTCAGGACCGGGGCAGAGCTCAGGCCAGCCTGAGGGCCGTCGACAGGAGCATTCTGCATAG